One uncultured Tolumonas sp. genomic window carries:
- a CDS encoding tetratricopeptide repeat protein, with protein MFTTDPQRPSTSEQHLLRGQWLHEQGRLDDAQQCYIHILQQQPRHRTALHLFGISLYQQTRYAESEYVLQQAQELAPDDCDLLSDRGLVLLAKKDYLAALDCFERAIAVDPAMSAAWNNLGVTFQHLQRLEQAEQCWRQVLVLKPEHRDALINLGNLFYEQGKNAEALDLFGQLLQHYPQEAMSWRVTAKALSQAELYEQALHYIQQALQLSPDCTDCLTEQGAILRQLHRYKEAFLCYHQVADMEPNNADADNNCGVILDDLKQHEEAQTYYQQALKKQPQYTDALFNLAVSLEKCGLWEQARQRYQQLTREQPNHINAWHGLAGVLLKQRRLNDALGCYRRALMLSPNSAELWHDCAIVLRDMQRHWLALSCLWRAIQLRPHFASALNTHGMMLYELRQFDDAQADFKRARELDPNLSETYWNQAHCHLIQGHMLLGWQLYEWRKTWLSENTKQRQWQKPQWRGEPFLSGQTILLHAEQGFGDTIQFCRYVTLVAKRGARVILEVPDVLHSLLSELPGIEQIIVRGDNLPAHDWQCPLMSLPLAFATTLASIPAAKGYLTIPAKQVANSKQKPNKGQRSQIGFVWAGNAKHHNDRARSIPLATFKPLLSVLPADYLCLQQPLPEHVRQTIAAANVHFPDKILNDFAATAAIIAGLDLVITVDTAVAHLAGAMGKTVWILLAYNNDWRWLTDRADSPWYHSARLFRQPVLGDWQSVIAEVSQALVQRYEPERI; from the coding sequence ATGTTTACAACCGATCCTCAGCGGCCATCGACATCAGAACAACACCTGTTACGCGGACAATGGCTGCATGAACAGGGTCGGCTCGATGATGCGCAACAATGTTATATCCATATTTTGCAACAGCAGCCTCGCCACCGCACCGCCCTGCACCTGTTTGGTATCTCTTTATATCAGCAAACCCGTTACGCCGAATCAGAGTATGTGTTGCAACAAGCACAGGAATTAGCCCCTGACGATTGTGATCTATTGTCTGACCGCGGTTTGGTTTTGTTGGCAAAAAAAGATTACCTGGCGGCATTAGATTGTTTTGAACGAGCGATTGCGGTTGACCCGGCTATGTCTGCCGCTTGGAATAATCTGGGGGTAACATTCCAACATCTGCAACGTTTGGAACAGGCAGAACAGTGTTGGCGGCAAGTTTTAGTATTAAAACCCGAGCACCGGGACGCTTTGATTAATCTCGGTAATTTATTTTATGAGCAGGGGAAAAATGCGGAAGCCTTAGATCTGTTCGGCCAGCTCTTGCAGCACTATCCGCAAGAAGCGATGAGCTGGCGAGTTACCGCGAAAGCATTGTCACAAGCCGAATTATACGAACAAGCGCTGCATTATATTCAACAAGCCCTGCAATTATCGCCGGATTGTACCGATTGTCTGACCGAGCAGGGTGCAATTTTACGACAACTGCATCGCTATAAAGAGGCATTCCTGTGCTATCACCAAGTTGCCGACATGGAACCCAACAATGCCGATGCTGATAATAACTGCGGCGTGATCCTTGATGATTTAAAACAACATGAAGAAGCGCAAACCTATTATCAGCAAGCCCTCAAAAAACAGCCGCAATACACCGATGCGCTGTTTAATCTTGCTGTCAGTTTGGAAAAATGCGGCTTATGGGAACAAGCTCGGCAGCGTTATCAGCAACTGACGCGCGAACAACCCAATCACATTAACGCTTGGCATGGGCTTGCGGGTGTATTACTAAAACAACGCCGGTTAAATGATGCTTTAGGCTGTTATCGACGAGCACTGATGTTATCGCCCAATAGTGCCGAATTATGGCACGACTGTGCGATTGTTTTACGTGATATGCAACGTCACTGGCTGGCCCTCAGTTGCTTATGGCGGGCAATCCAATTGCGCCCTCACTTTGCCAGTGCGCTGAATACACACGGCATGATGTTATATGAATTGCGTCAATTTGATGATGCGCAAGCGGATTTTAAACGCGCTAGGGAGTTAGATCCTAACCTGTCAGAAACCTACTGGAATCAGGCGCATTGTCATTTGATACAAGGACACATGTTGCTGGGCTGGCAACTATATGAATGGCGAAAAACCTGGCTCAGTGAAAACACCAAACAACGGCAGTGGCAAAAACCACAATGGCGCGGAGAACCTTTTTTATCCGGACAAACGATTTTATTGCATGCCGAACAAGGTTTTGGCGACACCATCCAGTTTTGTCGTTACGTCACTCTGGTCGCCAAGCGCGGGGCGCGGGTGATTCTTGAAGTGCCAGACGTATTACATAGCCTGCTAAGTGAATTGCCTGGTATTGAGCAAATTATTGTACGTGGCGATAACCTGCCCGCGCATGACTGGCAATGCCCGTTGATGAGTCTGCCTCTCGCCTTCGCTACGACGCTGGCATCTATTCCTGCTGCGAAAGGTTATTTAACTATTCCCGCCAAACAAGTAGCCAACAGCAAGCAAAAACCAAACAAAGGCCAACGTTCACAAATTGGTTTTGTCTGGGCTGGCAATGCCAAACATCACAACGATCGTGCGCGCTCCATACCCTTAGCGACGTTTAAGCCGTTATTATCTGTGCTGCCGGCGGATTATCTTTGCCTGCAGCAACCGCTGCCGGAACATGTCAGACAAACCATCGCCGCCGCTAATGTCCATTTCCCGGATAAAATATTAAATGATTTTGCAGCCACGGCAGCCATTATTGCCGGGTTGGATTTAGTGATCACGGTGGATACGGCCGTGGCGCATCTGGCGGGGGCGATGGGTAAAACGGTTTGGATATTACTGGCCTATAACAATGATTGGCGCTGGTTGACCGACCGGGCTGATTCACCCTGGTATCATTCAGCACGTTTATTCCGCCAGCCGGTATTGGGTGACTGGCAAAGTGTGATTGCTGAGGTCAGTCAAGCCTTGGTGCAACGCTATGAACCAGAAAGAATCTGA
- a CDS encoding BolA family protein, translated as MSMQQHIEQTLQQGLEPTWLSVTNESHMHRSSGPDAESHFKVVVVSALFDGERLVARHRRVNTLLAQALQSGVHALALHTYTPAEWQARAALAPDSPNCAGHK; from the coding sequence ATGTCGATGCAACAGCATATTGAACAAACCTTACAACAAGGGTTGGAACCAACCTGGTTGTCAGTAACCAACGAAAGTCACATGCATCGATCTTCCGGGCCGGATGCGGAAAGTCACTTTAAAGTGGTTGTGGTGAGTGCATTATTTGATGGTGAACGACTGGTCGCCCGTCATCGCCGGGTGAATACACTGTTGGCGCAGGCTTTGCAAAGTGGTGTACATGCGTTGGCGTTGCATACCTACACGCCGGCAGAGTGGCAAGCACGTGCAGCACTGGCACCCGATTCGCCAAATTGCGCCGGGCACAAATAA